CCTCCTGAAGAGGTCAAACCAGGTATTCGGTCCCCTTCCCGGGACTATGCAGTCAGAAGCAAATCCGATAACCCCGGAGAAGGTGAAGCTCGGGAAGATACTCTTTTACGAGTCGCGGATATCGGCAGACGGAACGGTGAGCTGCGCCAGGTGCCATCCGATTGGTCTCTACGCGGCCGATGGGTTACGAAAATCGATCGGGAACAACTGCAGACCGAACCCGCGGAATGATCCGACGATATTGAATGCGGCTGATCAGATTTCCGCGCACTGGATAGGAAACAGGAAGAGTGTCGAAGATCAGGCGAAGCAGTCCGTTATCGGACCCCCTTCCTTCGGAATGCCTTCCTATGACGCGGTGGAGGAAATACTGAGAGGATTTCCGACTTACCGGACACTGTTCAAAGAGGCCTTCCCGGGAGACGCAGAGCCCGTCACGATCGAGAACTTTGCGAAGGCGATTGGGGCTTTCGAGAGGACCCTCGTGACGCCATCTCCTTTCGACGCCTTCTTAAAGGGCGACGCTGGTTCGCTGTCAGAGCTGCAGAAGAAGGGGTTGGAGACCTTCATGGATGCCGGATGCGCGGCATGCCATTCAGGTACATACCTCGGCGGTCAGATGTATCAAAAATTCGGGATTTTTGAGCCTTACGCGAAGTATACGAGGAGCGATCCGGTGGATGAAGGCAGGTTTACGGTGACAAAGAACGAGGCCGACAGGTTCGTCTTTAAGGTCCCGGTGCTGAGGAATGTCGAAAAGACGCCCCCTTATTTCCATGACGGCTCAGTCGAGACGCTCAAAGAAGCCGTCAGGATCATGGGCAAGGTGCAGCTGGGGACGGACCTCACCGGTGAGCAGATCGAAGCCATCCGCGCCTTCTTGATCTCTCTGACCGGGAATATCCCGGAGGACGCCCTGATCGTTCCCCTCCTGCCCTCGAGGGAATAAGCCGGCATCTGCCCTCGTGAACATTGCGTCGAAAGTTCAATAACATAAGAAGGAGGAGAGAAGATATGAAAAGGACGGTCACTCTTTTTCTGTTTTCCCTTGTGTGCTGTTTCGTCGCAGCTTCAGGGTTCTCGAAGGAGGACGAGAAGGGGAAATCGGGTGAGGTGCTCTTCAAAGAGAATTGTTCCCCCTGCCATCCTGACGGGGGCAATATCATCAACCCGAAAAAGACCCTGCACAAGAAGGATCGTGAGGCGAACAAGGTCCTCACGGCTGAGGATATCGTGAAGCTTATGAGGAATCCCGGACCGGGAATGCTGAAGTTTGATGAGATGACAGTCTCGGAGAAGGACGCAAAGGCTATTGCAGAGTATATTATAAAGACATTTTAATAATCTCACTGCGGGGAGACAGAGAATATCTCCTCAGATTTACGGCAGTACCGAGGTGATCAATGGTAAAGATCAAAAGGATCTACGACCCCGCCTCCCCCGATGACGGAAAGAGGATTCTCGTCGACCGACTCTGGCCGAGGGGAATCAAGAAGGAAGAGGCGGGTATTGACGAATGGATGAAGGAGATCGCTCCGAGCGGCGAACTGAGGAAGTGGTTTGGACACGATCCGTCAAAATGGGAGGAGTTCAGGAAAAAGTACAGGGGCGAACTGAAGGGGAAGACGGAATTCGTTGAAAAGCTCGCTGCCATGGCAAAGAAGGGGAAGATCACCCTCCTGTTTTCGGCAAAGGATAGGGAACATAACAATGCGGTCGTGATAAAGGAAGCGATCGATCATCAGCACAAATGAGCCGAAGCAGTTCTGGCTACGGGTTCAGGTGTGGGATGTAGATACGGTTCGTCGAATGTTCAATCAAGAAAGAGGAGGACTTATGACATCAAAGATTCTCTTGCCGCTGGACGGTTCTGAGACATCGCAAAAGGCAGCAGAGTATGCAGTCTCGCTCGCAGAGCAGACAAAGTCGTCCGTAACCCTGCTCGCTGTGATCGACAAAGGGTTTTTTGTCAGTCAATCCGTGCCCGGCCGGGCGACCCCGACTCACCTCGTCGAGCCGATCGAAGATTACCTGAGGCAGGCTGCGGCGGCGTTCCTTGAAGAGGCCGAAGCGTTGTGCAAGAAGAAGAATGTCCGCTCTCATACGGTCATACGATCAGGGCATCCCG
Above is a window of Thermodesulfovibrionales bacterium DNA encoding:
- a CDS encoding c-type cytochrome, with amino-acid sequence MKRTVTLFLFSLVCCFVAASGFSKEDEKGKSGEVLFKENCSPCHPDGGNIINPKKTLHKKDREANKVLTAEDIVKLMRNPGPGMLKFDEMTVSEKDAKAIAEYIIKTF
- a CDS encoding universal stress protein, translating into MTSKILLPLDGSETSQKAAEYAVSLAEQTKSSVTLLAVIDKGFFVSQSVPGRATPTHLVEPIEDYLRQAAAAFLEEAEALCKKKNVRSHTVIRSGHPVEEIMKEAVAAEADLIVMGSHGRSALKTAVIGSVTLGVIHGDAKTPVLVVKK
- a CDS encoding cytochrome c peroxidase; the encoded protein is MVTFITMRSRRLLKKSILFLLVLSFVRVASAAAGDGDLLKRSNQVFGPLPGTMQSEANPITPEKVKLGKILFYESRISADGTVSCARCHPIGLYAADGLRKSIGNNCRPNPRNDPTILNAADQISAHWIGNRKSVEDQAKQSVIGPPSFGMPSYDAVEEILRGFPTYRTLFKEAFPGDAEPVTIENFAKAIGAFERTLVTPSPFDAFLKGDAGSLSELQKKGLETFMDAGCAACHSGTYLGGQMYQKFGIFEPYAKYTRSDPVDEGRFTVTKNEADRFVFKVPVLRNVEKTPPYFHDGSVETLKEAVRIMGKVQLGTDLTGEQIEAIRAFLISLTGNIPEDALIVPLLPSRE
- a CDS encoding DUF488 domain-containing protein: MVKIKRIYDPASPDDGKRILVDRLWPRGIKKEEAGIDEWMKEIAPSGELRKWFGHDPSKWEEFRKKYRGELKGKTEFVEKLAAMAKKGKITLLFSAKDREHNNAVVIKEAIDHQHK